In one Poseidonibacter antarcticus genomic region, the following are encoded:
- a CDS encoding fumarate hydratase, translated as MNVIKEQDIIDSIADACQFISYYHPKDFVEGMVEAYETEKGEAAKNAIAQILINSKMCAMGHRPLCQDTGSVNIFVKVGLNAKLELTKELEDVLNEGVAKGYTNPDNTLRYSVVSDPAGKRTNTKNNTPAVIHMSVNNSDKLEITVAAKGGGSENKAKFAVLNPSDSVYDWVMENVRQMGAGWCPPGILGIGIGGNPEKSMLLAKESLMAHVDIHELQKRGPKNELEKLRLRLYEDVNKIGIGAQGLGGLTTVLDVKILDYPCHAASLPVAMIPNCAATRHIHFDLDGNGPVKFERPSLDIWPDLEIPMDSVKKVNISDLTKENLSQFKSGDTLLLTGKILTARDAAHKKIVEYKNAGKALPNGVDLKDRFIYYVGPVDPVRDEKVGPAGPTTSTRMDKFTKDMMEIGIMGMIGKAERKQPTIDLIKEYKSMYLIATGGAAYLISQSIKDAKVLAFEEMGMEAIYEFDVVDMPVTVAVDTEGTSIHTTGPAKWRTI; from the coding sequence ATGAACGTAATTAAAGAACAAGATATTATAGATAGTATTGCTGATGCCTGTCAGTTTATTTCATATTATCATCCAAAAGACTTCGTAGAAGGTATGGTAGAAGCATACGAAACTGAAAAAGGAGAGGCTGCAAAAAATGCAATCGCTCAAATTTTAATTAACTCTAAAATGTGTGCTATGGGACATAGACCACTATGTCAAGATACAGGTTCAGTTAATATTTTTGTTAAAGTTGGTTTAAATGCTAAACTTGAATTAACAAAAGAATTAGAAGATGTGTTAAATGAAGGTGTAGCAAAAGGTTATACTAATCCAGATAATACTTTAAGATATTCAGTAGTTTCTGATCCTGCAGGAAAAAGAACAAATACAAAAAATAATACTCCAGCTGTTATTCATATGAGTGTTAATAATTCTGATAAATTAGAAATCACTGTTGCTGCTAAAGGTGGTGGAAGTGAAAATAAAGCTAAATTTGCAGTATTAAATCCATCTGATAGTGTTTATGATTGGGTTATGGAAAATGTAAGACAAATGGGTGCTGGTTGGTGTCCTCCTGGAATTTTAGGTATTGGTATTGGTGGAAACCCTGAGAAATCTATGCTTTTAGCAAAAGAATCTCTAATGGCACACGTTGATATTCATGAATTACAAAAAAGAGGTCCTAAAAATGAACTTGAGAAATTGAGACTTAGACTTTATGAAGATGTTAATAAAATTGGTATTGGAGCTCAAGGTTTAGGTGGATTAACTACAGTTTTAGATGTTAAAATTTTAGATTATCCATGTCATGCAGCATCATTACCTGTTGCTATGATTCCTAACTGTGCAGCTACAAGACATATTCATTTTGATTTAGATGGAAATGGTCCTGTTAAATTTGAAAGACCTTCTTTAGATATATGGCCAGATTTAGAAATTCCAATGGATTCAGTTAAAAAAGTAAATATCTCTGATTTAACAAAAGAAAATTTATCTCAATTTAAATCAGGTGATACTTTATTATTAACTGGAAAAATTTTAACTGCGCGTGATGCTGCTCATAAAAAAATTGTTGAGTACAAAAATGCTGGGAAAGCACTTCCAAATGGTGTTGATTTAAAAGATAGATTTATTTATTATGTTGGACCAGTTGATCCAGTTCGAGATGAAAAAGTTGGACCTGCAGGACCAACAACATCTACAAGAATGGATAAATTTACTAAAGACATGATGGAAATTGGAATCATGGGAATGATTGGTAAAGCTGAGCGAAAACAACCTACAATTGATTTAATTAAAGAGTACAAATCTATGTACTTAATTGCAACTGGTGGAGCTGCATATTTAATTTCTCAATCAATTAAAGATGCAAAAGTTCTAGCATTTGAAGAAATGGGGATGGAAGCTATTTACGAATTTGATGTTGTAGATATGCCTGTTACTGTTGCAGTTGATACAGAAGGTACATCTATTCATACTACTGGACCTGCTAAATGGAGAACTATTTAA
- a CDS encoding HpcH/HpaI aldolase/citrate lyase family protein — translation MTHPNEALFGSGDNLPIIPSCEHFAGSEKLILKGFSMQEKLGPVFDITCDCEDGAETGKEVEHANMIVRVVNSEANPYGMAGTRIHDFDHPDWRQDIDILVPGAGEKLAYITIPKSTSYEDAKTQVEYIQATAKKAGISREIPIHVLIETHGALRDVEKTATLPWVQVLDFGLMDFVSGYQGAIPASNMRSPGQFEHRLIAAAKAKVVQAALENHIIPCHNVTLDLKNPYQTYKDAEKARNEFGFMRMWSIYPTQVQAIVDAMKPDFTELEAAQNILLAAQDAEWGPIQYDGELHDRATYRYFWELVQRANFSGTKLQEAVQTRFFS, via the coding sequence ATGACACACCCTAATGAAGCACTATTTGGATCTGGAGATAATTTACCAATTATTCCTTCTTGTGAACACTTTGCAGGTAGCGAAAAGCTAATCTTAAAAGGTTTCTCTATGCAAGAAAAACTTGGACCTGTTTTTGATATTACTTGTGATTGTGAAGATGGAGCTGAAACTGGTAAAGAAGTTGAACATGCAAATATGATTGTAAGAGTTGTAAATTCTGAAGCTAACCCATATGGTATGGCAGGGACAAGAATTCACGATTTTGATCATCCAGATTGGAGACAAGATATTGATATTTTAGTACCAGGTGCTGGTGAAAAATTAGCATATATTACTATTCCAAAATCAACTTCTTATGAAGATGCTAAAACTCAAGTTGAATATATTCAAGCAACTGCAAAAAAAGCTGGTATTTCAAGAGAAATTCCAATTCACGTTTTAATTGAAACACACGGTGCATTAAGAGATGTAGAAAAAACTGCTACATTACCTTGGGTACAAGTTCTTGACTTTGGTTTAATGGACTTTGTTTCAGGTTACCAAGGAGCAATTCCTGCTTCAAATATGAGAAGTCCAGGTCAATTTGAACATAGATTAATTGCTGCTGCTAAAGCAAAAGTAGTTCAAGCTGCTTTAGAAAACCATATTATTCCTTGTCATAATGTTACATTAGACTTAAAAAATCCATACCAAACTTATAAAGATGCTGAAAAAGCAAGAAATGAATTTGGATTTATGAGAATGTGGTCAATTTACCCAACACAAGTTCAAGCTATTGTAGATGCAATGAAACCTGACTTTACAGAACTTGAAGCTGCTCAAAATATTCTTTTAGCTGCACAAGATGCTGAATGGGGACCAATCCAATATGATGGTGAATTACATGATAGAGCAACTTACAGATATTTCTGGGAATTAGTTCAAAGAGCAAACTTCTCTGGTACTAAATTACAAGAAGCTGTTCAAACAAGATTCTTCTCTTAA
- a CDS encoding DUF5718 family protein, with translation MLLNDLKDYLGFAVAGNFANHLGEAGEADEFAQIKTNEKDAPKGMFPFYIKDNDGFLGTYPISDEIILTHGRENDKLQVEAEVALICDFVYKDGKFIDIIPKYFSAFNDCSIRIQDGNKLSTKKNWGKNTKGISQEVIAIDNFTEDGILSKYHIASFIKRDGIVHDYGMTSSVKSYSYFFNQLKDWMIDKLNTQEDCGPLEELTQFTKDASNAKGILIAAGATAYAEFGKNNFLEKGDEIFVYVYNARAHSFIDIMNDMCGMDIFLGQCSKLHQVVQ, from the coding sequence ATGTTATTAAACGATTTAAAAGATTATTTAGGATTTGCCGTTGCTGGAAACTTTGCTAATCACTTAGGTGAAGCAGGAGAAGCAGATGAATTTGCGCAAATAAAAACAAATGAAAAAGATGCTCCAAAAGGAATGTTCCCTTTTTATATAAAAGACAATGATGGTTTTTTAGGAACATATCCTATTTCTGACGAAATTATATTAACACATGGTAGAGAAAATGACAAACTACAAGTAGAAGCAGAAGTTGCTCTTATTTGTGATTTTGTATATAAAGATGGTAAGTTTATAGATATAATTCCTAAGTATTTTTCAGCTTTTAATGATTGTTCAATCAGAATACAAGATGGAAATAAATTAAGTACTAAAAAGAATTGGGGTAAAAATACAAAAGGTATTTCTCAAGAAGTTATTGCTATTGATAATTTTACAGAAGATGGAATTTTAAGTAAATATCATATTGCATCATTTATTAAAAGAGATGGAATTGTTCATGATTATGGAATGACATCTTCTGTAAAATCGTATAGTTATTTCTTTAATCAATTAAAAGATTGGATGATTGATAAATTAAATACACAAGAAGACTGTGGACCATTAGAAGAGTTAACACAGTTTACTAAAGATGCAAGTAATGCTAAAGGTATACTAATAGCAGCAGGTGCAACAGCTTATGCTGAATTTGGAAAAAACAATTTCCTAGAAAAAGGCGATGAAATATTCGTTTATGTATATAATGCCCGAGCTCATTCATTTATAGATATTATGAATGATATGTGTGGAATGGATATATTTTTAGGACAGTGTTCAAAACTTCATCAAGTTGTACAATAA